The Gadus macrocephalus chromosome 9, ASM3116895v1 genomic interval AGGGGtaaatgagggagagagagggagccctCTCTTAGGGTAGCAGGGTAGAGACCGGGCACGGAACACACAGTCCGCTTGTATATCGTCGTTACTCACTTAGCAGAAGCTCTCATATCCAAATAGGAATACGCAGTATTGTGTTATTTTTATTCACGGTTGTAGGGAGGTAAACTTGCTGCGTTACAGTGACAGTATGAAGGAGGGTGAGGTTTGTTTAAGTGATCTATTTGCAAGGTGTTCGGCTACGTGCCCAGATGTTGCACGCCCTCCCGGGTTCAGCGTTGACTGAagagacatttacatttagggcatttagcagacgcctttatccaaagctacttacaataagtacattcaaTAAGCATAAGtacagaagaaggagaaaaaaaatatcgctgtcgatacagttaggatgttcatataaccaagtgccaagcactcacTGTTGTTATTCCTCAtatacaacaaagctagcttcgataagatgctacacaactaagtgcaaatattaagtgccaggacatacaacatacaataagagcATAGGAGGGATGGTGTGGCTTTGCAGAGTCTAGGccaactctgaacaagtgagtcttgagacCCGGTTGTGGTTTTGCACACGGGAATCAATACTTGATCAGATGACAAACCATTAATGTTTCTGGAACGGTgatccagacacacagactaaTTTAGCCGAGAGGCTTGGTAGTGGTACAATTGAATGCTTgcagcaaagacacacacgctattattgttatttttgaaCGCACACGCAATCgcgcacacacatcaaacacccatcacaaaaaacacaacacacacactcgctcatgCACTACAcaccacatcaaacacacactcgcacaacacacactcgcactacacaccacatcaaacacacacactacacacatgcttcacacaccacaacacccgGGCCCGGACGCCCGCACAACCCCAACGGTGCACCCCTTGGCAGCGAGCTTTCATAGGTGCTTTGAGGGAGGGCAGCGGTGCGTTTAATTGGGTTACAGATTGGCGTTTACGCTTGGATATCCCCACAGGAGACCCACAACCAAGCTAAGAAAACAGGCCTTTTGGGGCCAATGGGCAGGGGGCCCGCGTCAAACAACCCCCCTGGACTGGGGCTGCGGGGTCTAGAAACCGTTAGCCTGGATGCTCGACGGAGGATGACTTCACACAACAGCAGCATGTGACGCTGGGACGGCCTCCTGCTGGCAGGGGCTGTTTACCTTAGCAACCAGTCggcgtcacacacacaggagggctagggttacccacacacacacacacacacacacacacacacacacacacacacacacacacacacacacacacacacacacacacacactgttttccGGCGTCAGTTTCTCGTTAGTTTGTCTTTGGCTCGTGCGTCACCGCTTGTGGTGTGCGCCGTGCGACCTCGGGTGTGTGTGGCTTTATAACCGCTCACTGTTTGCTCTAGACACAATTGTTGAGCCGTTGCTCCCGAAGCTGCATCTTCTTAACCCGTGAAGCGCCACTAACcgatgtcctcctccttcttcttctcctcagaGTGGAGCCGGACCCAACCACACGGAGCCgagttgacccctgacccctgacccgtGACCCCtgactgagccccccccccccccccccccacagctccCCCGGTGTCCGATGGAGCTGAAGGTCTGGGTGGACGGGGTGGTCCGGGTGGTCTGCGGGCTATCGGAGGAGACCTCCTGCCAGGATGTGGTCATCGCTTTAGCCCAGGCCATCGGTCAGTACCCACTGCGTTGTGGTCTCCTCCGGTTTGGTTTGCATCCAGGGGGTCACAACACTTCATGATAGCAGACCGAGGTGGTCAGATAGGAGATTACACGTGAAAGTAAGACAATACACAGAGCAGATAAGGAATATCTGCAGTTTAGGATGCCAATGACATTTACACTTTTACATTTAGGAGATTGGCATTTTGGGAacacctttatccaaagcattcatgcacacattgacacacgaccgtcggtgtcaaccacgcaaggtgAGAGCgagctcgtctggagcagttaAGGTTGGTgtgttgctcagggacacctcgaaacTCAGCTTGGTGGAGCCGGGGATCGCATCAgccaccttccggttaccagtcgacccgctctacctcctgggccATATGCCAACCAGATTAGTGCTATTTGCAGTTTAAAATGCCAATGACAAGGGGAACGTGCATCACtttgtcctccagaagacctcaTAAAACCAAGACCTTGGGCTCGTGGTACAGGGCGGATCCTGCCCGTTCAGGgtagctgagagagagtctgcaGTGGCACCCGTTTGTCATAATCTCGGCGCCGTTTCAGATGAGGTCTCCCTTGCTGTGTGAGGGAGCTAAATTTAAACGAATGCGACGGGGGCTATCTTGTAAGTGTTTGTTTATGACAGCCAGCGACCGTGGGTGGATAGTGTTAAcgtgctttgttttgttttgacacCCGCTGTTAACAAAACTCAGATCTCTCTCCTGGCCCGTTCGTTAATTTTTAATCCGGTTAACTGAAATCAGTGTCGTACCAAAATGCGTTCCCCATGGGTTCGAGACAAAACAAGCTTCTTCTGTAGAAGTCTTGGAGGTGTAGCTCAGCGGGGACAGCCTCCGAATAAAACAGCGGTTCATCGGGAGGACAAACACGCGGAACAACACTCTTTTGTTCCGCGTTCATCGTTCATTCTTTGGCGACCTACATAAATCAAAGGCTCCATTTTTTTTTCCGGGGGGCTAGATGTTCCTCTCCGGAGGGGTGAAGGGGGTCAGGCTGGATTGGTGCCGTGTCTTCATCGCGGTCTCTTCGGGGCGTTGGTCACGGCGTTGGCCGGCCCTGAACGCCACGGCTCCAGATTTagcactcctcctccttctccccctcttctgTGAGCCGCCTGCCAAATCATTAGGGAGCGCTTGTCCTCGTTTCAGAGCCCTCGCGGAAACCATGGTTCATTTGAAGAAACAATAGGTATCTATATATTGTAGACGTTTTAAACAACAATCGTCAGACTCTCAATTTTTGAGGGGATTGGAGGAATGAGTCCCTCTTATCTCTGTGGGTCTTCTCACTGTCTGACGGACATGTACACTGAAACTCTCCCTGTTTATTCAGTTTTTGCATCCCCTTGGTCTTAGCGGTTggactttttttttgcatcccttggtgggtgggtggggggggggggggggggggggtgtgtgtgtgtgtgtgtgtgtgtgtgtgtgtgtgtgtgtgtgtgtgtgtgtgtgtgtgtgtgtgtgtgtgtgtgtgtgtgtgtgtgtgaaagactCCACACCTTGTTAACACAAACAAATCTAAGTGGTCACATGAAAATCAAAGATTTGAATAATGGATTGTGTCAACACCAAGACCCCATGACCCCACCTTAAACAATGCTTCAAGTTTAGTTTTTTCATTCTGAGAGCCTTCAACTGACcgggtcagccaatcagaggtgacGCCTGCAATAGCGCGTGTTTAACCTGTAGAGGGCGTCGTCTCAAACAAGCGGTGCCACTAACGTGTTTGTGTTGGATCCTCCAGGTCAGACGGGCCGCTACGTCCTGATCCAGCGTCTACGGGACACCGAGAGGCAGCTGCTGGCCACGGACCGGCCCCTGGAGTCCCTGTCCAAGCTGGGCCAGCATGGCAACGAGGTCCAGTTCTTCCTGCGGCGCACCGGCCCCAGCAGCGACAGCCCCGCCTCCAAACAGGACCTCTCGCCCTCCCCCTTCGCCCTGCCCCACCACTCGGAGCCCGAGCGCCTCAAACACAACCAGCCCAAGAAGTCCCTCACGTTCAACCTGGGTCCATCCACCTCCCCGAAGACCAAGGCCCCCCAGACCCGGAGGTCCCCGCGGGACTCCCCGGAGCAGAGAGCCTCCCCGGCCCCTTCCCCCAGTCCCCtctcgccctcgccctcgcccCCCGTGGGGGTCTCCAAAGACGAGGTCTTCCGGCAGGTTCTGAAGCAGCAGGAGCGGCTGAGGGCCACGGAGGCCCAGCTGGAGGCCCTGGAGCGGGAGGCCCGGCCCTGGGAGTCCCCCCGGCAGTCGCCCTGCCCCTCGCCCGCCCTGGACCCCCAcgccctggaggagctggaggtgctgGAGCAGGCGGTGCGCCGCAACCAGGCGGAGCTGGCCCACGAGGACTTCTGGCAGGACGAGCTGCGggcggagctggagcaggagaagggcATGAGGGCCCGGCTGGGCGAGCTCCACGCCAAAATGGACGACTGCGGCCGCCGGCTCCACGGCATCTCGGTGCGCTCGGCgcagctggagcaggagatGGAGCGGGAGCGGAGGGAGGGCCAGGCCTGGGCCGACGGGAAGCAGCCCGAGGAGTCGATAGTGGGGGTGAGGGCGGAGCTGCAGAGCCAGCAGAGGCAAGGGGCGGAGCTAGAGCAGCAGCTGACGGAGGGCCAGGCGGTGTTGGGCAAGGCGGAGTCACTGCTTCAGGTAAGGGAGAGGTGAAGGGGGGAGGTACCCAGGGGCTTCTCATCTCAACGAGGAGTAGCCTGGAGGTGGATGTTtagtgggggggaggagagagagagagagagagagagagagagagagagagagagagagagagagagagagagagagagagagagagagagagagagaggagagagagagagagagagagagagagagagagagagagagagagagagagagagagagagagagagagagagagagagagagagagagagaggagagagagagagagagagagatgcgttTCTGCATTTTTTATGTGTCAAATTCCATGCCAGAACCCTTACGTTTCTCTTTGTCGTTGGCCTCCGTCGGCTCCCCCTCGCTCCTGGGACTGTTAGCCGACGCTCACGGCTCGGTTAAAGTGAAGGATCGTTGCGTCGTGACATTGCGTTTCGGTAGTGATATCGCTGGGAGAATGTGTTCCTCGATCAGGTGGATGAAGGACAGTATGAAACcctcagagagaggaggagaggttttTGAGTCGAGTCTATGCTATTGACATTGCAACCGCACCACATCAACTCCCTATCGGCACACAGAGGTAACGCCTCTCACGTACGAATAACAATCTGAGAATATGCCTTGGAACATGTTTTAATATCTGCATATTTTAGTTCAATATCATACGTTGCGTTGCTTTGTAGTTCATACATAAGGTCACTTTATAACAAAGTTCAGTTGAATCCCTGACACGGGATTTGAACTATTTGAAGGATCCCATTGAAATAAGCTACTGCAGAGGGCTGGTGCTTTGTAAACAGACACGCACCTTCCTTACAAGGTACGTCTGTTCTGAAAAGAGATCCTAATGCAATGAGGAATATTAAAACTAATGACCTGTAATTACCCAGGCGCTACCTGCCTGCTGTGTTTATGTTGCACCAGGTGACGTTGTGACGCCCGTCTGGTTCAGCAGGCATGCTGTCTGATCCCCAATGAGGTTACTCATAGTGTTATAGTGACGTTCAACTCATTTCTTCATATTTGTACAAAATTTTAAATATAGCACTCTACTGATTGCCAAAGAGGCAGTCGATATTAGCCTTGTCGTTGTGCATCTGTCGATGGTCGTCCCAGATGCGGTAATCTCGTGTGTTGTTTGTATCGTCTGAATAAAGACATAACCCTGTTTAAAGTGAAACTTTTTCCATTCAACTCACCAAACGGGACACTGTGGTCCATCCCCTGCGGGCTGAGGCCCCATGCCCAGATACCAAAGCCCAGCAGGGGACTCCAAACCCTGGggcccatctccgttcagtccCAAGGCCCTCCGCCGCCATCCACGCTGAATTTTATATCGGTCAGCGGTCTATCTTGAGTTTATTTTATAGGCCGCTGTGAATATAATTTGGTCGGGAAGAAAGCAGAGCTTGCGTGCCGAAGTCAACCTTGTTTCTTATCATGTCTGCGCTGAGGGGGAGCTTAGCTGAGCCCAAACTGGCTCAGCGTCACCCCGGGAGCAGAGTGGCTTAGGTTGGCTTTCATTACGCTCACGGGCGCCCTCGTGTGGTGCAGTACCAGGCTGCGTATGCTCCCGGCTTTTCTGTATCCGCGGGAAACCTGGCCTAGTTTTGGATGTTTGTACTGAGTTTGTGGTGCTGTGTCGCTACCGTGGTACTTCGGGGATTAATCACCTCATTAAGTACCCACGTCTGTTATGTTAAGTGTCATATAATCAGTAGACGTGAAACAGGGTAGATGTAAGGATCATAATGAATGGAGGTGGGCTATCAGAaagttcaggtgtgtgtgtgtgtgtgtgtgtgtgtgtgtgtgtgtgtgtgtgtgtgtgtgtgtgtgtgtgtgtgtgtgtgtgtgtgtgtgtgtgtgtgtgtgtgtgtgtgtgtgtgtgtgtgtgtgtgtgtgtgctaaaggTATTCACTGGCCTGCCCAGTTCCAAGTGGAGGAGTAAAACATATTATATTTTGGCATAAATAACGATTCTCCCTTTTGTATTCaatcaaatacacacaaattgCCGGAGCCAGATTTCCTTAGCTGTTCCAGAAATGATTTGTTTGGGACTTGTCAGCATTAACTTAGTTATGAaaccaccgcacacacactaatgacAAAACAGTTCCGGAGGCTGTCGTGCTGTCCTTTCTCTCCGCTTCCGTCCAGGTGTGATTCAATTCAAGTTTTATTTGTTTCTCTCGGCAAAAACCATAAAGAAAACTGTTAAAGTCGTAAAAAAACCTCTTGTGTTGAGCAAGTTCTCTTTAAGACACCCGACAGACATGAGAGAGGTTACATGTCGGTTTGGACAGCATCCAGGCAGCGATCAGCTTCATGCATCATGCATCATGAATGGCGTGTTTTTGTCTGCGCAACTGTTCTGCATGATGTAGCACCGGGCTGCAGAGACGCCCAAGGATATTATCACATAAAAACGGTGACGACAGACTCGCCAGAACCACCAATTGAGCTCGCGCCGGGGCAGCGATCGCGCCACCGTGTCATGGTTGTGTTCGTCCCCATCTCACTTCGAATCATTACGCAGATACAGCAAACAGCCGTACAACCGGGTTGATTGTTAACTGCGTCCTGCTATGCTAGgccggggtgggtgggtgtcacTCTGCCTGGCACGGTGTCTGTCGGCTGGGCTGACGTGTCGAGGCACGTCTCGACGCCGGAGATGAACACCAGGTTCCTGTCATTAAGGCAACACGGCAACCGCGACCGACTGCAGACAGACCGGCAGTGTCTGTGCTGACACGTTGACTGACATGTTGATCCATAAGATGGATTGGTCCTACCTATGGTTAAAAAGTCCGTTCCGTTATGGAATTGAGTGTTCATTGTGGATTTTTCTTATGTCTAAGACTAAGCATCATTATATCATAATGGAGCCGTTGTAATGGAGTGTTGTGGGCTCTGCCGCCCCCTTGTGGTGAATACTGAGTGATGTACGACATATATGGACTGGTTCTGACGTTTTAGGTCCAATCttacctctctgtccctctttgtGATACTTTATTTGTAtgcttttatatattttttatttatattcgaTTAAATTTCAAGTGTTGAAAATGATTGTTTATGCGATTTAGAATGTTACTATCATACAttgataataaatacatttataataaaACGAAATACAACGAACAACCATGCAGCActtagcactgtcgtttttatattGACTGAATTTTGTCCGAGATTAGTAAGCAACAACTAACTTCAgctcttgtcctcttcctcctccgcctccaccatctctgcttcctcctcctcctcctcctcctcctcctcctcgaactccaccacctctgcctcctcctccactctcatccccccaacccctccttctccaactcctcccccgccaccacctcaacctcctTTTCTTCCTCCGCCCccttctgctccccctcctcatcctcctcctgcaccctctgctcctcctcctccacccccctctgctcctccccaggCGAAGCAGGacgagctggaggagctgaacaAGGAGCTGCGGCAGTGTAACCTGCAGCAGTTCATCCAGCAGACGGGGGTCCCCACCGCCCACGCCTACACCCGCACAGAGCTGCAAGAGCAGCTGGACCGGCTGGACCAGCTGGAGCTGGCCCAGCTCCTCACGGAGGAGTACAGGAACGGAGGTGAACaccaccagacacacagacacagacacacacacacacacacacacacacacacacacacacacacacacacacacacacacacacacacacacacacacacacacacacacacacacacagagagagagacacagagagagagagacacagagagagacgcagacatacagatacacacgtgTTGATtcgaaacctttacagacagtTGACTTctgctggccgagtttgtgttcACTAATTGCAGCGCTTTCAGATCCCCACCTCCAGCAACACGTttggtcgaaacaaatatgAACTCAGAGAAAGTGAATCGCGCCGTCCAACGGGATTTCAGCTTGTCTGCCTCCAGACGTTGGATATGAATCCAAACCAATCTTTGAATCGAGAGACCACAGCCCGCTCAAcacctgaccccccccaccccccccccccccctattctcccttctctcccctcaggCCAAGGTCTGCTCCCCAGCACAGACTCTCCGCCCCGGTCCACCGCCAAACAGTTCCTGGGTCATCCCCGCAACCTGCAGAACCCTCTGGTGTCCAGTCTCAACCCcgagggtgtgtatgtgtgagacctcccgccccccccccccccgctcaccgCTTGGCTGGGTGGTGGCGGCTGCGTGTCCGCTGTGTGCAGACtctgggtctggtggtggtgggttctGGGGAAGGTGACTGCATGGTGGTCCGCTAGGTCCTAACTTCCCTGATTGCTGACCTGCTTTCCTGCGTGTCGATTGGATTGgccttgtttgtgtttattttttaattttttactttgccttttTCTCTAATCCTTTGGGCTGATGACCTGTTTCTTTGgtttctctccacacacacacacacacacacacacacacacacacacacacacacacacacacacacacacacacacacacacacacacacacacacacacacacacacacacacacacacacacacacacacacacacacacactcttcctccaAGTAGGACAGTAACTGGTAAGTAggtagcgagtagcgaccggCTCATGATTGGCTTGTTTAAATCTGAGGTGGATGATGATTGGGTAAACATAAATGTCTAacccatttttgtgtttctacATCAATGGAGTGACACCCCCCCACTGAAATTGTACCATACTAAACCAAGCCAAATTAATTTCTACATTCCCTCCATGCACTTGACCCTCTCATTCCACCCATGG includes:
- the LOC132464276 gene encoding ras association domain-containing protein 8-like, with the protein product MELKVWVDGVVRVVCGLSEETSCQDVVIALAQAIGQTGRYVLIQRLRDTERQLLATDRPLESLSKLGQHGNEVQFFLRRTGPSSDSPASKQDLSPSPFALPHHSEPERLKHNQPKKSLTFNLGPSTSPKTKAPQTRRSPRDSPEQRASPAPSPSPLSPSPSPPVGVSKDEVFRQVLKQQERLRATEAQLEALEREARPWESPRQSPCPSPALDPHALEELEVLEQAVRRNQAELAHEDFWQDELRAELEQEKGMRARLGELHAKMDDCGRRLHGISVRSAQLEQEMERERREGQAWADGKQPEESIVGVRAELQSQQRQGAELEQQLTEGQAVLGKAESLLQAKQDELEELNKELRQCNLQQFIQQTGVPTAHAYTRTELQEQLDRLDQLELAQLLTEEYRNGGQGLLPSTDSPPRSTAKQFLGHPRNLQNPLVSSLNPEVLVSREQSWR